GTAACAAGGTGCGACCTCTGgctaaaggctttcccacattcattacattcatagggtttctctccagtgtgagttaTCCAATGCCGAATTAGATCTGAACTTCCCCGGAAAGTTTTTCCACACTCAGTACATTCATAAGGTTTTTCCTCCCTGTGAATTCTCTGTTGTTGGATAAGAGCTAAGTCAGAAGTGCAGGCTTTTTCACATTCAAGTTCCTTTACAGTATGTAGTCTCTGATGTTTAAGAAAGGCTGTGTGCCCACTGAAGGATTTCCCACATTTGTGACATTCATGGGGTCTCTCCCCACTGTGGAGTCTCTGGTGTTCTGTGAGGCGTGAACGCTGCCTGAAGGCCTTTTCACAGGTGTTGCACTtgaagggtttctctccagtatgaattctctgatgtgtGACAAGGTGTGAACTCTGACTGAAGGTTTGTCCACATTCATAAcactcatagggtttctctccagtgtgaattctGTGATGGATAATAAGATCTGAGCTTTGATTGAAGGCCTTCCCACACTCATTACATACATATGGCTTCCCTCCACTGTGAATTCTCTGGTGCAGGACAAGGTTTGAGCTTCCCTTGAAGGCCTTTCCACACTCTTTACATTCATAGGGATTCTCATTGTTATGTATTCTCTTATGTCGGACCAGGTTAGAGCTCTGATTGAAGTCTTTTCCACATTCATGACATATATAAGGTTTCTTTcctgtatgaattctctgatgtataATAAGATTTGAACTTTGATTAAAGTCTTTTCCACATTCACTACATACATATGGTTTCTTTcctgtatgaattctctgatgtacAATCAGGTTTGAGCTCCGATTGAAAGTttttccacattccttacattcataggTTTTCTTTATATTACCAGTTTTCTGATGTTCAGTTACTTCTGACTTCTGTTTGAAGCTCTGGCCACAGACTTCATATCTGTGGGATCTTTCTCCTGCAgaaagtattttttctctttccttacaTCCATGGACTCTCTCTCCTGCGATGGCTTTCTTGGGGATCAGATTCACTTCCCTGATACCTCTCTTTTGGGAAGGGGGATGTCCCACTGCATCCTCTAAGGGGCTTACCCAATACCTCAATAACCTGTCCTCAGGATCACCAGTTTCAACTAACCCACATTCCTGGGAGATCTGTCTTTGGAGTCTTTCTGATACAGCCCTTGCTGAATCTTTTTCTTCAGAAATTTCCATCTTTGTCTTCCAATCTTTCATCTTATTTTTGGTCTCAGAATCTGAAATAATAAGTAGAACATTCTATAATTCCTAAAATACAAATTTTCACCTCTTTCCTACACTGGGAAGTCTCAGAGGGAGGAACAAGGTACTTGGAAGAAGACTCTTCCCTGCTGGAGCTGAGATTCAGATGTTTTTTCAGAGGGATTGTGGCTACCACAGGAACACACACCCTATTGGTGGAGAAGAAACTTGCTAGGGTGCAGGCTGGAGCTGGTGTGTGTGGGTGGCCTGCAGGGTGGTGGAAGAATTCACTGGAGGTGGGCAGTCTGGAGCTGGAAGTGGCCTGTTTGATGGGGTAGGAACCTGCTGGGCCCTGAGGCCAGGCCAGAATGGGTTCACAGGAAGCAACTCACTAGGGTGATTGCCACCAGGCCTCCCACAAGTTGATCTGCTGGCAGCCAcaccaataaataaaataaaatagcacacCAGCACCGGGAAAAGAAGTTCCTTCCTTTTCCTATGGCCTTGCATTTCCCTCTGGCATCCTCTATTGACAAAATCTAAATCTTGTACCAGCTGGCAAAGGAGAAATCGTCCAGATCCAGTAACTTAAGCAAAGCAAAGAAGGGTAGATTTGGAGTTGAGATATGATAAATTAATAATTGATCCACTAACCATTCCTCCCAATATATCATGACAGTTAAATATGAAACTATGCCTCAGAATAAAAATGCTTGGCTGCCATTTTAATAGAAATCAACTCTCCCTTTCTCAGACCTGGCATTTTTCTTTCTGGTATTCGGGTGGAACTGCCTCCTTTGTATGGCAATTTTGTATCTTCCTGCAACTGGAAGACAGATGAGTTTATTGCTTTTGAGTGTTCATATCATCAAATCCCTGACCTTGCCCAGTCACAAAAACACATTTCTGAGCTCCTTTAGAGAGCCATTTCACCTTGGCCCAGGGGACTGGAATGCTCTAGTCAGTAATCTTTTTGCAATGAATAAGAGGCAACACAGCATAGAGATTAAGAGTGTGGATTCTTAACTGACTGTCGGGCAAAATGCCTGGTTTTAAATCCTATCTCCATCACTTACTGACTGTGTGATGTTAGGCAAGTTGCTGCAacctctgtgcctgtttcctcatctctaaaatggagataataatagtatttacctcatagagttgttatgagaattaaatatatgtaaaacatttagaaccATGCTTGGCATATAGAAAGCACTATGTAAGTGTCAGCTGCTGttactattactactattatcATTAATCATTACCCTTTATGCCCAAGAATTATCATTAAGTAATGTGTCCCTAGCACAAACCTCCATATCTAggctggattttatttatttaacattcaaATAAAATACTGGAAAGAATTGGCTTTGTCATAATTTTCCcttaaagtgatttttttgggggtttgtttgATATATAGTGTTCAAAATTTAGAAACAGTTtaaaagatggaaaaggcatttctCAAAACCCACTGAAAACAGTTAAAAGAATGACAAATGAGGTAAACTCCATCTTCAAAAAAAGGGTCATATACAGATGTTTCCCTAAGTCTCATATCCTGAAAGGCATGGTCAGTGATCTTCTAATTAGAGTGAAGAGATCTAGAGCCATGGTGGGGAGGCGGGTGACAGAAGCAGGGACTGTCCCATAGAGATCTAGTCTGACATATCAGAGTGGCAGGGGAAGATGCTAAAGAAGAAACGGTGCCGGCAGATCATTTAGGTTGTCTTCCACCTGGTACCTGGCTGAGGAACACTGGCAGCCATGGAGCAAGATGAAGAAGGGAGATGAGTGTGACTGTCAGACGGTGCTACGAAAGTCCAGTGATCTACAGGGCTTTTTCTGTGCCATGTTGATCTCCTGGAAACCAAAAGCTGAAGGGAGATAATGCCTGTAGATTTGATAAGAAGGTGTTTGTGGCAGCAGATCTGTATGAAGGCTTTGAGGTGCCCTTGCTCAATTCCCTCTGCCTCTTCCCTCTTTCATAGAGAACCTGCTTCATGCACTGTTGAGTAGTAATCATTCAGGTAACTTTGTGGGATGTGTGCTTGAAAACAGGTGGTTGTTGCTTTAGGAAAGAAAGCAACATGAGTAACAGAGGGATTAGGAGCATACACCCAAGAGGAACAGCAAAGGAATTAATAGGACATATCCAGCAGAGCTCTCCACTATCTCAAAGAAATTATAGACAAAACCACTGTTGTTTAAATGAAAactcaaagaagacatataagagggcttccctggtggcgcagtggttgagagtccgcctgccgatgcaggggacacgggttcgtgccctggtctgggaagatccctcatgccacggagcggctgggcccgtgagccatggctgctgagcctgtgctccacaatgggagaggccacaacagtgagaggcccgtgtaccgcaaaaaaaaaaaaaaaaaaagaagaagacatatAAGAGCTCAAAATAGATTGCagattataaaagaataaaaagaagtgaGAAGTAATCTGGCAGAGCTGAAGGAAAAAAGTGGAAGGGAAAACTAAATGCATTACATAGATGAAActcatcaaagaaaaaagaaaaataatcactgcAGGGACATGATGAGGCCTGGAGAGATGACACAGAATGCAGTGGATATAAATATGATTATAGAGAAAACAAGTTGCTACAGAaagatattcaaatatatatataattagtgttcctaaagaagagaaaagaacaaacagaaggaaaaaaaaacattcaaacatAACAGAAGGAAATGTGGCTGAAATAAAGACTTGAATCTATTGGAAGGATACAGTGTAGTCCATAGAAAGTTGATACAGAACAGTCCACACCAAGGCATACCCTGGTGAAGTAACTAAATTtcaggaataaatgaacaaatgaagatCTGAGGCAGAGGAGCAAGTAATGGGCAAGAGGGAATTTCAGGCTGAGTTTATACTCCTCCATGTTACACTCATGCCAGAGTACAGTAATGCCTGTAAAGTTCTGAAGAGACACAAAGTGTGACTTGATCATTTTTTACCTGGCAAACTGTTCCCTCATATTAAAACAGGCAAATGTTCTCAAGTAGGTAAAAACTCAGGGAGTATGACAGGCAGCCCTTTTTGAAAAGAACTGCTGGGCAATGAGATATAGCCAGTGAAGAAATGAGTGAAAATAAACATTCAGGACCTCAGAGAACATTGTAAAACAATGGATGAGGAGTGTTGAATCAATTTAAATATGGAACTGACATTAAACAAttggaaattatttttgtagAATAGAGGAGGAGAGTAGTGGGAGTTAAGTATAAATTGTGCTAATTTGCCTGTCTGTCATGACAGGGATCAACAGATAGCATCTCAAgtagaaatacataattttaaaagaagatccAAACCTTAATATGTTTCATGATCGGTTTTTCCCCataattttaaaggaataaactttcaaaattacagagaaacagacttccctgctggtcccgtggttaagactctgagcagtggttaagactctgtgcttccactgcagtgggtgtgggtttgatccctggtcggggaactaagatcccgcatgccacacatagcgcagccaaaaataaaataaaattacagagaaacacttttttttttttttggctgcaccttgtggcatgcaggatcctaattccccgaccagggattgaaactgccCCCTGCAAcacgcgccccctgcattggaagtgcagcgtcaaccactggactgccaggggagttCCCACTTTTTCCATTTTTGATCATAAAAATACTACATGCTCATTATAGGAAAAATCAAGAGTAGAGAAGAGCGTAGAGAAGGGCACAGAGAAGAAACTAAAGATAATCAATATTTTGTTGTATATTCTCCCAGTCTTATTTCTGGgcataaatttttttctgatacaaAAATGGGATCACAGTATACATGCCCTTATTGTCCTCTTTGCCCTACTTGTGATACTGGAGCTGGACCCTGGAAACAGTTTCCTTTTGTTGGCTGGCTTTGTCAATAGAGGGTGCTGGAGGAACACTGTAAGCCACACACAAAGAGAAAGGGGTTTCTCTTGGTACTTTTGAGCTGTTTTGTCTTTTGGTGGGGCCCCCAAATCAACATAAGGGAGGCTTGATGGGGTAGACCAACCAGCTCTGGCCTACCCAACCCTCCAGTGAGTTTTTCCACTACCCAGCAGGCCTTTTCTATGGATTACCTCTAGCCTGCCTGCACCCTTCAGTGAATTTCTCTGTCATTTGGCAGGCCATACCGACAGACATGCCCTCTGACAAATTTCTTTACACCAGCAGGCTATGTTTCTTTGGCAACCACAACCCATCCAAAAAAGTCTGAAGCCCTGCTTTGGGGTGAGCGGGGGGAGCCCTCTTCTAAATTTGTGGCTCCTTCCTTATTTACTCCTCCTTAGTCCTAGAGGTAAGATGGCTTCCTGCGTTATCTATTTCTATACTCCTTAGTGTTGTCTTTAGATCGTTTTAGTAGTTAGCTACCTTTACCGGttaaatattctttatattaaatgtcCCTTGTTTAAACTACTGGTATAGTTTTTGTCTCCTGACTGGATCCTGACCGATACAGATACatattatcatttcattttagaTCTAGAACAAAGTGAAGATGATACAAGAAGAATAGGAAGGGGGctaagaaagaggaaacaaaaatttGTTTAGAAATAGTGCCAAAAAGACTCCTATCTGTAAGAATCATTAGGGTCAATCTTTACCACAGGCATAGGTATGGCAAAGTACCCAGTCCTTAGTCCCACACAGCATTCCCTGCAGAGATGAATGGCATTCTCTGCTCAACATTTTCATCCAATTCCATAGGTGAAAGGAATAGGGAGTAATTTAAGGAACTCTTTGCCTCAGAGGATGTCTGGAGAAGGGTACAGTATCTGAAACATAGGCTTGATCAGAGATGAGTCCTCCTCTACAATCCAGTCCAGCTGAACTCAGAGCTTCTGGGAAAAGGGCATTGTTATTTCATATCATTCACTGATGTGTTCACCTAACTTACATTAACTAAGCACCCACCATATTCCAGACACTGTACTAGGTACTGGCAATACAAAGGTGaacatccctgccctcaaggaacttacagtTCAATGAAGGGAGATATATGTGTAAATGGACAAGAAGATAGTGTGGCCAGTGCTGGAATAAGGTGAGCACTGTCCAGTATGGGAGAACCTGAATCAATGAAACATGCAAGTGGGGGAAGAAAGGAGTCAAGAATGACTTTCAGTTTTCTGGCTTAGGCAATGGGTGGGATATGGTGCTGTTTATGAAGACAGGGGTCAGAGAAGGAAGAGTAGGTTTGGAGGGTGGGAGAGTAGGTCCAAAGATCTGAAGATGAGTTGAGTTTTTAGTCATCTCTTGGTTTCTAACAGGAACCAAGCTCAGGGAAAGGCAAGGAGCTGTCAACTCCACAGATTAGGCTAGACGCCCTTCAACAAAGAGCAGAAGCATCTTATCTTGTCTCCAAGAGTCAAAGCCATTGGGAATCCTTAATCCTCCAATTCCACTGAGCTCTTTAAAACCTTTTCTCGTTTCTTGCTTTtcaactgaaactcagagaattCGGGGTGTATAGAGTCTACGTTAGAGGACAGAGCCCCGACTCGGTGAGACCAGCTCTGTCTCTTCCTCTAGTACCTCTGCCATGCAGGGATTCCACTGAGTGTGGACCCGAGGCCCAGCATCCTTTTGCGATTCATTCACAGCCACATCCTGCAACATCTTGAATTCCTGAAACAGAAGTTCCTGTTCTGCAACTGCCCAATAAGGAGTTGGCAGCAGATACTCCAtagcttccctttcctttttaaatctctACTACTTCCTGCATTCCTTTGGTCTCAGTAGATAATCTTGCCCCTCGC
Above is a genomic segment from Mesoplodon densirostris isolate mMesDen1 chromosome 18, mMesDen1 primary haplotype, whole genome shotgun sequence containing:
- the ZNF594 gene encoding LOW QUALITY PROTEIN: zinc finger protein 594 (The sequence of the model RefSeq protein was modified relative to this genomic sequence to represent the inferred CDS: substituted 1 base at 1 genomic stop codon), yielding MPCQSFKQKSEVTEHQKTGNIKKTYECKECGKTFNRSSNLIVHQRIHTGKKPYVCSECGKDFNQSSNLIIHQRIHTGKKPYICHECGKDFNQSSNLVRHKRIHNNENPYECKECGKAFKGSSNLVLHQRIHSGGKPYVCNECGKAFNQSSDLIIHHRIHTGEKPYECYECGQTFSQSSHLVTHQRIHTGEKPFKCNTCEKAFRQRSPLIQQQRIHREEKPYECTECGKTFRGSSDLIRHWITHTGEKPYECNECGKAFSQRSHLVTHQKIHTGEKPYQCNECGKAFRQRSLLVQHHRIHSGEKPYECKECGKAFIXTFRGSSDLIRHQVTHSGEKPYECKECGKTFNQSSDLMRHHRIHNGEKPYMCNKCGKSFRVSSDLIKHHHVHTGEKPYECPECGKAFSQNSHLVSHQRIHTGEKPFECSNCRKAFSGRTAFLKHQKLHTGKELGEHKRVHKQDLF